Sequence from the Periplaneta americana isolate PAMFEO1 chromosome 5, P.americana_PAMFEO1_priV1, whole genome shotgun sequence genome:
cagtactatagaaaaaaatcaaggatattggtcgacacctctgtcggcaatacagtgaaacatcgaaagttggctgtttttcgtgttttgctacacagctgtgaagaaaatgagcattgttacatgtaaattgttccttttatgttactttcataatgtatttcataattattatttactactgcggaattagccaagacctattgcggatttatccgcattgttgcggaattacccgagttgttctttttcaactgtaatgtatgtacagctaaatatatttgcattttaataggtctctttatctcatttggtaatgaaaggtttcgtccatgtccacataccttgataatatttttcaataaacattttgataaaatatgatagatttattcttaatattgcggaattagccgagtttcccctaatcagagcgcaactctggatcggcaggcaaacgcctgcCTGAGCTACGGCGGTggatagtagtaggcctaacatttagcaacagcagtagtagtataaatATTAGTAAGTTAATATagttagcagtagtagtggtggtaattattattattattattattattattacggtattattattattattaatattattattattattattattattaatattattattattattagtagtagtagtagtagtagtagtagtagtagtagtagttcattctagtgccgaggtcatggaaagcatggggctctacctccatgccccccaagtgccttcatggcatgttacggggatacctttacctttttagtagtactaatattagtagtagtagtagtagtagtagtagtagtagtagtagtagtattttatttaatgacaccttcaactgcagaggctattcagTATCGAAATTCAAGAGCATGGAAAAACTGCAAAACCACCGAGGATATCAAtaaggcgtcgttaaataatagattttaaaatgaaaatgaacttTCTGTACGTACGGATGGTTATTTGtgcaggactgtaaggcggcggATCGGAGATGGCTCTGCTCCGAACAATTGGTTGTGTCAATTGCGACGACTGTGTTATCCCTCTGGCATCACTTGGTAGCACAAAAACCATTCCTacgcctgaaaaaaaaaatgacaacacTAATTTACGATAGACATGACAGactgcaagaaaataaactatcaaCAAGTGACTACGAATATGAGACTACTGGATTTTTAAAGATAGAGAATCTTAAAATTCCTGGGTATTGCATCTATCACATCACATGGACAGATAACTACTTGGTCTGCAGCGTTGAAATTACGAATTAGGTGATAttttatagtcagctgaatcttGCGACACCAAATACGTCagttattgtacagtagtggcgaaaaaaccggaccgacagaataatcgaagtccccgaaatgagccactgcgcatgccacgcccgcattcacaaggtagcaagtaatctattgaaattgttgtagtttcgactgctgatgtagcccatttcgaaagccattagaaaataagctggtaaaatttaagttctggtaaaatatcgctccaatcgaaaagtattgggaataaatttgaataaggaacaaaaaaaagtttccttcccaggcaggattcgaaccacgaaagtcttatctACCAGTCTatcacgctctggagtgaacaaggctctgaaatcagctataagggtcggtacggttttttttgccactactgtactaaaCAAGAAGAAATGAGGAAAAGTAAAAGAAGGAACAGGGTTACAGGGGTTATTAGAAGGATTCAGAATAAGACCGAGAAGAAATGAGcttgagagagaaaaaaaatgaggaaaagaaTGTGGAAGAGAAGAACTGAGGAGGTGAGGGTGGAAGAATAATTATGAGGATGAAACATAAGGATGAGAAGAAAGAATGTGTGTGAGGAGGAAAGAATGAAGATGAAGGAAGAGAGAATAATGACAAGAAGAATGAAGATGAGGAATTATGAGAATAAGAAGAAAGAATGAGGATGAGAAGGAAGAATGAAGATGAGGAAGTATGAGAATAAGAAGAAGGAATAAGAATGAGAAGGAAGAATGAAGATGAGGAAAAAGAATGAGAATGAGGAGGAAGATTGAAGATGAGGAGGAAGAATGAAGATGAAGGAAGAGAGAATAATGACGAGGAAGAATAATGAAGATGAGGATGAGAAGGAAGAATGAAGATGGGAAGAAGAATGAAGATGAGGAAAAAGAATGAGAATGAGAAGGAAGAACAAGCGTGAGAAGGACGAttgaagatgaggaagaagaatGCAGATAAAAGAAGATAGAATAATGACGGGGAAGAAGAATGAAGATGAGGAAGTATGAGGATAAGAAGAAAGAATGAGGAGAGAAGGAAGAATGAAGATGAGAAAAAATGAGAATGAGGAGGAAGGATGAGGATGAGGGAGAATGAAGATgagaaggaagaatgaaaatGAGAAGGAAGAATAGAGATGAGAAAGAATGAGGATGAGGAGGAAGAATAAGGATGAGGGAGAAGACTTAAGGTGAGGAGGAAGAATGAAGGTGAGAAAGAATGAGAATGAGGAAGAATGAAGatgagggagaagaagaagacgagaaggaagaatgaagatgaggaagaatgAGGATGAGGAGGAAGAATGAGGATGAGGAGAAAGAATGAGAATGAGGATGAGGAGAAAGAATGAGAATGAGGATGAGAAGGAAGAATGAGGATGAGgagaaagaataagaataaggagGAAGAATGAGGATGAGAAGGAAGAATGAGGATGAGAAGGAAGAATGAGGATGAGAAGGAAGAATGAGGATGAGAGGGAagaatgaagatgaggaagaagaatgaagatgAGAAGGAAGAATGAGGATGAGGAGAAAGAATGAGGATGAGAAGGAAGAATGAGGATGAGGAGAAAGAATAAGGATGAGAAGGAAGAATGAGGGTGAGGAGGAAGAATGAAGATGGGAAGAAGAATGAAGATGAGAAGGAAGAATGAGAATGAGGAGAAAGAATGAGGATGAGAAGGAagaatgaagatgaggaagaagaatgaagatgAGAAGGAAGAATGAGGATGAGGAGAAAGAATGAGGACGAGAAGGAAGAATGAGGATGAGGAGAAAGAATAAGGATGAGAAAGAAGAATGAGGGTGAGGAGGAAGAATGAGGATGAGgagaaagaataagaataaggagGAAGAATGAGGATGAGAAGGAAGAATGAAGATGGTAAGAAGAATGAAGATGAGAAGGAAGAATGAGAATGAGGACAAAGAATGAGGATGAGAAGGAagaatgaagatgaggaagaagaatgaagatgAGAAGGAAGAATGAGGATGAGAAGGAAGAATGAAGATGGGAAGAAGAATGAAGATGAGAAGGAAGAATGAGGATGAGGAGAAAGAATGAGGATGAGAAGGAAGAATGAGGATGAGGAGAAAGAATAAGGATGAGAAGGAAAAATGAGGGTGAGGAGGAAGAATGAGGATGAGgagaaagaataagaataaggagGAAGAATGAGGATGAGAAGGAAGAATGAGGATGAGAAGGAAGAATGAAGATGAGAAGGAAGAATGAGAATGAGGACAAAGAATGAGGATGAGAAGGAagaatgaagatgaggaagaagaatgaaaatGAGAAGGAAGAATGAGGATGAGAAGGAAGAATGAAGATGGGAAGAAGAATGAAGATGAGAAGGAAGAATGAGGATGAGGAGAAAGAATGAGGATGAGAAGGAAGAATGAGAATGAGGAGAAAGAATAAGGATGAGAAGGAAGGATGAGGGTAAGGAGGAAGAATGAGGATGAGgagaaagaataagaataaggacGAAGAATGAGGATGAGAAGGAAGAATGAAGATGGGAAGAAGAATGAAGATGAGAAGGAAGAATGAGAATGAGGAGAAAGAATGAGGATGAGAAGGAagaatgaagatgaggaagaggaatGAAGATGAGAAGGAAGAATGAGGATGAGAAGGAAGAATGAAGATGGGAAGAAGAATGAAGATGAGAAGGAAGAATGAGAATGAGGAGAAAGAATGAAGATGAGAAGGAagaatgaagatgaggaagaataATGAAGATGAGAAGGAAGAATGAGAATGAGGAGAAAGAATGAGGATGAGAAGGAAGAATGAGGATGAGAAGGAAGAATGAAGATGGGAAGAAGAATGAAGATGAGAAGGAAGAATGAGAATGAGGAGAAAGAATGAGGATGAGAAGGAagaatgaagatgaggaagaagaatgaagatgAGAAGGAAGAATGAGGATGAGGAGAAAGAATGAGGATGAGAAGGAAGAATGAGGGTGAGGAGGAAGAATGGAGTTTAGGAGGAAGAACGAGGATGAGGAAAAATGAGGATGATGAAGAGAAGGAATGGGTAGCAAATATGCCTATCTGAAATCAGCTCGTTTCTCGCTCCTTGTGTTGACTTACCTCTCCTCCAGCGGTTCCGCCTGATGCAATGGTAAAAGAAGAACATGAAGACCAGAAGGAAACCCAAGATACCTATCGTCACTCTGACGTCATAATAGCTGCTGAACAGAAGAAGATAATGAGTTAGTGATCTgaacagaaaaatgcattgtatttcttttgaGAACTTACAAAATAGAAACTGGTGGATGACAAGATATTATATTCCCTACATTAGAAAGAAGACAGTTTACAGTGAAgtctaaacaataataataataataataataataataataataataataataataataataataatcgtgtaCGTGACAACCTATACAGGACGAAGGCTTCACGTTCACATTCTTAACAGAAGTGTATGATCACCTATCCAGTACGAGATAACGTGTTGTTAGCACTATGGTGACGTCTACATTCGCTCTAGCTTGTTCGAGGAACCGGATTTGGTTACGTATTGTAGCTCCCCTAAttcggtcccatatactggccgaaattacaTGATAAAATGTTCCCTCCATGTAGACCCGAACCAGAGCTAATTCCGTAACGCTAGTCCAAGACACGACGCCTTAGATCAGAGGTCCAGTATAATTGGTTATACTTTTATAGTTTCCCACGTGTGTTCAAACCCTTGATAAAGGACAGCCAGGTCTCCCTTTCCTGAGAATTCTTAGAGCAGAGGGTTGCTAGAAGTTGGAGCATTAGCTGTGATAGTTATGTAACTTTACGACTATGTCACAAGCGGAGGGTAATGCAGTTAGGTCCCGTCTAGCGCCCCAATCCCAATTCACGGACCACTGGATTTGGAATTCCTTTACATTTAGATTTCTCACATTTATATGGGTGAGAGATAATTCCCTCTGGATTTCACGCCAGGCCCAAGGAACAGGTTCAAGTAGACGTTGTCAGAACTTGAAGGCAGTCTTAAGTTGGCCAGTCACACGGAAATGACAGTTTGGCTCCAACGAATGTAAGCCCCATTTCAGTTAGGACACGCCTACGGCAAAAGGACATAAATGTAATAGAGATACTATTCTCTTGGCTTACTCTGGTTAAGCCGCTTGCTTATTCTGGTTCAACCTCTCACATagactttcattttcaaataatagatgtaatttgtaagttattataaaattatgaccGCTGTGAGATCAAAATGATACAATAAAGTGAACATTAAACGTGGAAGGAACTAGCGTGAAGGAACTATCTACAGTGCTCAACGAAATTGTTACCCATCATTTTATTGtaaacttatgaagaaatatgcaatGTTAATTGTTGCTCAAAAATTGTTACATGTTGCTTCattgcaaacttatgaagaaatatgaaattttttactaaaaaattGTTATAGCCTATGCTAGTTTATTCTAAACGTATGAaagaatatgcaatattttttgctaaaaattgttacatgttgatttattgcaaacttatgaagaaatatgacttttttctCAAATAATTGTTATATGTTACTTTATTTATAAACTTgtgaaaaaatatacaatattttttgcTAAAAAATTCTTACATGTtggtttattgcaaacttatgaaaaaatatgcaatattttttgctaaaaatttatTACATGTTAGTTTACTGAACACTTATGAAGAAACTATAAgttattgtttaataaaaaattgtcaaatgttAGTTTACtgcaaacttatgaagaaatatgcaacattttttgctcaaaaaatTGTGACATGTtggtttattgcaaacttatgaagaaatatgaCATTTTGTGTTCAAAAAATGATTACATGTTAGTTTATTAcaaacttatgaagaaatatgcaatattttttGCTAAAAATTCTTATATGTTGGTCTGTTACAAACTTatgaatatgcaatattttttgCCCAAAAAATTGTTACATGTTAGTTAattgcaaacttatgaagaaaccatattttttactaaaaaaaattgtcaaatgttAGTTTACtgcaaacttatgaagaaatatgtaatattttttgctCAAAGAATTGTGACATGTtggtttattgcaaacttatgaagaaaccatattttttactaaaaaaattgttaaattttagtttattgcaaacttatgaggAAATAAGTCATATTTTTAaagcaaaaacaaaaatattgcaTGTTTCTTCACAATTTTGCAATCAAATAGTATCCAACATTGTCTTTGAGTACTGTATTAGCAACATATTCCTTTAATGTTAAATTTaaccatttattattttatattatttaaaaatccaGTTGAAAATACGTTAGACCTAGTTCAAGTAGCTTGGATAATGGTTTGAATCGTTTTTCCGTCGTACTTTATAATAATGAAGGGAATTTTATTTTGTGCCCCTCTCCccctaaaaaaaaaatctacatacGCCCTTGcaacaattcaaacagaaaagagaTCTTGCTAATTGCCAGGCGTGGAACGACTCTTCTGTGGACATATAACGTCGCACTGCAAATCCCCGACAGTTATTCATCAGTAAAACTGTTCTTTATGACACTGACACATCCTACGTTTACACGAAACTCACCCACATATACGCTATATGAAAGTAGTTATTTTCCTAAACACACAATTTGAATAGAAACGAACTTTCCATTAGCTACAAACATAATGTGAAGTTTCAAAATAGTTACTGCTTAAACTGTATTGAACACGCTATATTACTCACTGTGACATTACGCTGTATGCTTATCGCTGCAGTCAGAGAAATCTCTGCTCACGGCCTCATTGCAGATAGGAAGTGTGTAGTGATTATTTTACAGGAAAAAATTAGCGGAAGTGACGCGCATATTGACcgataatatgaattaatgtgtcTTGTTTGACTCATTTCCTATGATGTTCTTTCCACTTCCCTGTATGTTTCAGAGATTATCTGACAATATAAACTCGAAATA
This genomic interval carries:
- the LOC138699588 gene encoding uncharacterized protein isoform X1, whose product is MSHSYYDVRVTIGILGFLLVFMFFFYHCIRRNRWRRGVGMVFVLPSDARGITQSSQLTQPIVRSRAISDPPPYSPAQITIQYPPITPPPTYAVAMTMRTSDSTVATQKQNNSEVASVPTSSLI
- the LOC138699588 gene encoding uncharacterized protein isoform X3 encodes the protein MFFFYHCIRRNRWRRGVGMVFVLPSDARGITQSSQLTQPIVRSRAISDPPPYSPAQITIQYPPITPPPTYAVAMTMRTSDSTVATQKQNNSEVASVPTSSLI
- the LOC138699588 gene encoding uncharacterized protein isoform X2, whose translation is MSHYYDVRVTIGILGFLLVFMFFFYHCIRRNRWRRGVGMVFVLPSDARGITQSSQLTQPIVRSRAISDPPPYSPAQITIQYPPITPPPTYAVAMTMRTSDSTVATQKQNNSEVASVPTSSLI